The following is a genomic window from Staphylococcus capitis subsp. capitis.
CATATTTATCAGTTGTTGAATCCTTAAAACACGCTGGCTATCCATTCAAAAAAGATATTGTTGTTAAATGGATAGATTCAAGCGAAGTGACTGATAGTAACGTTGAAAGTTATTTATCTGACGTTGATGGTATTTTAGTGCCAGGTGGGTTCGGTTTCCGTGCAAGTGAAGGTAAAATTTCAGCTATTAAGTACGCACGCGAAAATAACATTCCTTTCTTTGGAATTTGTTTAGGTATGCAACTCGCTACTGTTGAATATGCACGTAACGTTTTAGGTTTAGAGGGTGCACATTCAGCTGAATTATATCCAAGCACGCCATACCCAATTATTGATTTACTACCTGAACAGAAAGATATTGAAGATTTAGGTGGTACACTTCGACTTGGTTTATATCCTTGTCATATTAAAGAAGGTACCCTTGCAGAATCTATTTATTCTAAAAATGACATCGAAGAACGTCATCGTCATCGTTATGAATTTAACAATGAATTTAGAGAGCAATTAGAAGATAATGGAATGGTATTCTCAGGTACAAGCCCTGATGGACGTTTAGTAGAGATTGTTGAAATTCCGGAAAATGACTTCTTCATTGCATGTCAATTCCACCCTGAATTCTTATCAAGACCAAACCGTCCTCAACCAATCTTTAGATCATTTATTGAGGCTTCACTTAAATATCAACAACAATAATCGTTAATTGATTATATTTAAAATTTAGATAAATAAGTATTAAAACCAAAGCAGTAAGAAGATTGATAACAATCTTTTTACTGTTTTTTTATCTGTATATTGTGTTGTATGCTTTCACATTCTTAAGAGGCTACCTTTACAAATAAACAGACTATATAAATAAAGTACTTTTAAAATATAAAAAAAGAGATTGCTAATTTTTTGTATAGCAATCTCAATTATTTTTTAAGTGTATCTTGAGTTAATGTTTAAAATAATGAAGTGTATAAATTTATGAAAATTTAATATGAATAGAGATAAGTTTGATACCTGTTATATAGTTTGCGCAAATGTAGAAACTTAAGTTATAGATTTAAATCTCGTGTCATCTCTATCATTTGAGTGTAAATTTCATAATATACATAATTAAATGTCATCGCATGAGGTTGAACAATCTTATCATAATCTTCAGTATAAACAATGGGTCTAGGTGTTGAAAGGTTAACGTAATGCATTAAGTGTTGTGGAAAATCATCACGTTTTGGATTGTTACAAACTAATACAAAATCGACATCTAATTCAATTAAACGTTGAACGTCTTGCTCTACATCCTCATTGTAAAAAGGTGAGAATAAAAACACTCTGTCTGTAGAATCAATTTCACTCATAGATTTTAAGTCATCTAGTGAACGGCTTGATTCGAGCTTTTCTTTACTATTCAAGACAAAAGCTTCATAAAATTTTAAATCTTCATATCCTTTAACATAAACATAACCCTCACCGCCAATAGCTTGTATTAAACATTGTGCTGCCATTTGTATATCTAATGCTTGCTTTTCAAGCCTATTAAAGATACCAGTCAATTGTGTATTTAGAATTTTTGACATGATTTTCCTCCATTCTTTTCAATAAAACATTTTAAATAATACACTAGAGTAATGCAATATTTGAAAAATTGATAAAATGAATGCGGTTGCAACAGTTTAAAATCTAAGGATTGTGAAAATTATTAATATTATATAAAGTATTCGAATGCATTAACTATGTATTTTTGATATAATGATTTTTGAAAAATACGTGCACTTATGCACTCAAGGAGGAACTTTCATGCCTTTAGTTTCAATGAAAGAAATGTTAATTGATGCGAAAGAAAACGGTTATGCAGTTGGTCAATACAACTTAAATAACCTTGAGTTTACACAAGCTATTTTAGAAGCTTCACAAGAAGAGAATGCACCAGTTATTTTAGGTGTATCTGAAGGTGCTGCTCGTTATATGAGTGGTTTCTACACTGTAGTAAAAATGGTTGAAGGTTTAATTCACGATTTAAACATTACAATTCCAGTTGCAATTCACTTAGACCATGGTTCAAGCTTCGAAAAATGTAAAGAAGCGATTGATGCTGGATTCACTTCAGTAATGATTGACGCTTCACATAGTCCATTCGAAGAAAATATTGAAATTACTTCTAAAGTAGTTGAATATGCACATGAAAGAGGCGTTTCTGTAGAAGCTGAATTAGGTACGGTAGGCGGACAAGAAGACGACGTAGTAGCTGACGGCGTTATCTACGCTGATCCTAAAGAATGCCAAGAATTAGTTGAAAAGACTGGCATCGATACTTTAGCACCTGCATTAGGTTCAGTTCATGGTCCTTACAAAGGTGAACCAAAATTAGGATTTAAAGAAATGGAAGAAATTGGCGCTTCTACTGGATTACCATTAGTATTACATGGTGGAACTGGTATCCCAACTAAAGACATTCAAAAAGCAATTCCTTATGGTACTGCTAAAATCAATGTAAATACTAAAAACCAAATTGCTTCAGCTAAAGCTGTTCGTGATGTATTAAATAACGATAAAGATGTTTACGATCCTCGTAAATATTTAGGACCAGCTCGTGAAGCAATTAAAGAAACAGTAAAAGGTAAAATTAGAGAATTCGGAACTTCTAACCGAGCTAAATAATTTGATAAATCATTATCATAGACCATTGAACAAAGGTTTCAATGGTCTTTTTTATGGAATATTTTAGAAGATGAAAACTGATAGAATTCCCTTTTAATCAAGGTTTTAAAATGCATAACGACGGGAGTTTGCATTAGTAAATGAGCTAGGCATGCATGAAATGACAATGAGTGAAAGGGTTTGTCTACAGTCTGAGCCCATTGAACAAAGGTTTCAATAGTCTTATTTATGCTATACTTGAATCAGAATGAAATTCATTTAAATGAATTTCCTCAAATTAATCAGATGTTACATAAAAATAAAAGATATATAAATCATAAATAAACAAAAATTTAACGATTAAGAAGTTGTATATGAGGTAATAGTCTTATATTAATTATTAGAGTATTATTATTTAGCGAGAAACTTTGACACTATTTATGTGTAAAGCTGCTAAAATAACTTAACATTGATTAGATTTGAACTATTTTACAAACAAAGTAAAATTATTTTATAATGCTAATAATGTGAAATTTTAAAACGAAGGAAACAAAGGAGATAAATCATATGGTTCAAGAGGTAATAAAAATAAGAGGTGGACAAACACTAAAAGGAGAAGTAGAAATTAGTGGAGCGAAAAATAGTGCAGTAGCTATTATCCCCGCAACTTTATTAGCTCAAGGACATGTAAAGTTGGAAGGTCTTCCCCAAATCTCTGATGTAAAAACTTTAGTAAGTTTGTTAGAAGATTTAAATATTAAAACGACTTTAAAAGGAAAAGAATTGGATGTAGATACAACTGAAATTGAAAATGCGCCGTTACCTAATAATAAGGTTGAATCATTGCGTGCATCTTATTATATGATGGGAGCGATGCTAGGACGTTTTAAAAAATGTGTCATTGGGCTACCAGGTGGATGTCCATTAGGACCACGTCCTATTGATCAACATATAAAAGGTTTCAAAGCATTAGGGGCAGAAATTGATGAATCAAGCGATACTTCTATGAAAATTGAAGCTAAAGAATTAAAAGGTGCAAATATCTTTTTAGATATGGTTAGTGTTGGTGCTACAATAAATATTATGCTTGCTGCTGTACATGCTAAAGGTCAGACTGTCATTGAAAATGCAGCTAAAGAACCTGAAGTTGTAGATGTCGCTAACTTTTTAATGAGTATGGGAGCTAATATTAAAGGCGCAGGAACAACTACCATCAAAATTAATGGCGTGGAAGAGTTGCACGGTTCAGAATATCAAATTATTCCTGATAGAATTGAAGCTGGTTCTTATATGTGTATGGCTGCTGCTATGGGTGAAGAAGTTGTATTAAATAATATTGTACCTAAACATGTAGAAGCGTTAACTGTTAAATTGAGAGAGCTTGGTGTTGATATCCAAATAGATGATGAGAAAGCAATTATTCGTAAACAATCACCATATAAAAATGTTGATATCAAAACTTTAGTTTATCCTGGCTTTGCTACGGATCTTCAACAACCTATTACACCATTATTATTTATGACTAATGGGCCATCATTTGTTACAGATACAATTTATCCAGCTAGATTTAAACACGTTGATGAACTACAACGTATGGGCGCAAATATTTATGCTGATGAAGGTACAGCAACTATTAAACCTTCGCGTCTTGAAGGAACGGAAGTATATGCAAGTGATTTACGTGCCGGTGCATGTTTAATTACTGCGGGATTAATCGCTGAAGGTGTAACAACAATATTCAATGTAAAACATATATACAGAGGTTATACAAATATTGTTGAACATTTAAAATCACTCGGAGCAGATATTTGGACTGAAGAAATTTAAGGTTTGTGGTATAATATTTATATTAATAATTGGAAGACAATAGAGAAATGCCTACAATTATAAGCATATTAAATGTGAGGTGAGGCAAATGGAAATCTGTCCATATCTTGAAGAAACCTTCAAAATTGTTGGTCGTAGTTGGAATGGGCTAATTATTAATTATTTATCAAGATGTGAAAGTCAATCAGCTCACTTTTCCGATATGAAAAGAGATCTAAAGACGATCACTCCTAGAGCTTTAAGCTTAAAATTAACCGACCTAGGAGAATGGAAACTAGTAGAGAAGCAAATTATTTCATCTAGCCCATTAGAAATTGTTTATCAATTGACTGATAAAGGACAAGCTTTAGCCGAAGCATTAAAGCCTATGGAAGCTTGGGCACAAAAATACGTTGAGTTAGAAGCAAATTCTTCAAAATAAATAAGACATGATGAACTGTTTATAAAATAAAAAACTTTATAAGCAGTTTTTTATGTTGATGCAAAATGATGCTTTATAATTTCCAATATAAAATGAATTGAGCGTAATTCATTTTAGTGTTTCATATGTTTAAAGTAACGCTTTAAAGGATAGAATACACATATAACTTTTCTAAGGAGTGAAGATTTAATATGAGAAATTTCACTAAACAATATATTAATGGCGAATGGGTTGATAGTGCGAGTGGCGAAACAATTGACGTAATCAATCCTGCAACTGAAGAAGTGATGGGATCTGTAGCTAACGGGAATGAAGAAGATGTTAACAAAGCTGTTGAAGCGGCTGACAAAGTTTATTTAGAATTTCGTCATAGTTCAGTTGAAGAACGTAGAGACTTGTTAGATAAAATTGTAAAAGAATATGAAAATAGAAAAGACGATATTATCCAAGCGATTACAGATGAATTAGGTTCTCCATTATCTGTTTCTGAAAATGTTCACTATCAAATGGGACTAAATCACTTTACGGCAGCAAGAGATGCTTTAGATAATTTTGAATTTGAAGAGCAACGTGGAGATGATTTAGTAGTTAAAGAAGCTATTGGTGTCTCAGGATTAGTTACACCTTGGAATTTCCCTACTAATCAAACATCATTAAAATTAGCTGCTGCATTTGCTGCAGGTAGTCCAGTAGTTCTTAAACCTTCTGAAGAAACACCATTTGCAGCTATTATCTTAGCAGAAATCTTTGATAAAGTTGGCGTACCTAAAGGTGTATTCAATTTAGTTAATGGCGATGGTGAAGGTGTAGGAAATCCATTAAGTGAACACCCTAAAGTGAGAATGATGTCATTTACTGGTTCTGGCCCAACAGGATCTAAAATCATGGAAAAAGCTGCAAAAGACTTCAAAAAAGTGTCTCTAGAACTAGGAGGAAAATCTCCTTATATCGTTCTTGACGATGCTGATATCAAGGAAGCAGCTAAAGCTACAACTGGCAAAGTTGTTAATAACACTGGCCAAGTATGTACTGCAGGTACACGTGTACTTATACCTGAAAGCATTAAAGAAGATTTCTTAACAGCAGTTAAAGAAGAATTTAGCCAAGTTAAAGTAGGAGATCCTCGTGAAGATGGTACACAGGTCGGACCAATTATCAGCAAAAAACAATTCGATCAAGTTCAAGACTATATTGATAAAGGCGTAAATGAAGGTGCTGAATTATTCTACGGTGGCCCTGGTAAACCAGAAGGCCTTGATAAAGGTTATTTCGCACGTCCAACTATTTTCATCAATGTGGATAACCATATGACAATTGCTCAAGAAGAAATCTTCGGTCCAGTTATGTCAGTGATCACTTATAATGATTTAGATGAAGCAATTGAAATTGCTAATGATACTAAATATGGTCTTGCTGGCTACGTTATTGGTAAAGATCAAGAGACTTTACGTAAAGTAGCACGTTCAGTTGAGGCAGGAACTATTGAAATCAATGAAGCTGGCAGAAAACCTGACTTACCATTCGGAGGTTATAAACAATCAGGTTTAGGTCGTGAATGGGGCGACTATGGTATAGAAGAATTCTTAGAAGTTAAATCAATTGCTGGTTATTTTAAATAATTGAACAAATTAATTAAAACTTGCAATTAAACGATGCACGGAACTATATTAGTTCCGTGTTTTGTTTTTATTGTTATATTTTCTAAATTCATTTTGTAATTAAATTGAAAATTTGCTATAGTTATTCTAGTAATTAGAAGGTCATGACACATTTGAATATAAAATAAAGACGATAAGGCTTACTGAAATTCTTAAATTTTACTCGCACATCTTAAAATTTAAAAATTTCATTTAACGTCTAAATTTAATATTTATATGTCAAAGTCTCGCAATATAAAAAATAATGAAATGGGTGCAAGTCTATGCCTGAAAGAGAACGAACATCTCCTCAGTATGAATCTTTCCACGAATTATACAAAAACAACACTACTAAAGAGCTCACTCAAAAAGCCAAATCTTTAAAATTAACAAATTATAGTAAATTAAATAAGAAAGAGTTAGTTTTAGCTATCATGGAAGCTCAAATGGAGAAAGATGGCAATTACTACATGGAAGGTATCCTTGATGATATCCAACAGGATGGGTATGGTTTCCTTAGAACCGTTAACTATTCTAAAGGTGAAAAGGATATATATATTTCTGCAAGTCAAATCCGACGTTTTGAGATCAAACGTGGAGACAAAGTAACTGGTAAAGTACGTAAACCGAAAGATAATGAAAAATATTATGGGTTACTTCAAGTCGATTTTGTGAATGATCAAAATGCAGAAGAAGTTAAAAAACGCCCTCATTTCCAAGCGTTAACGCCACTCTATCCGGAAGAAAGAATTTTATTAGAAACGCTTCCGACTAATTATTCAACTCGAATTATGGATTTAGTGACGCCGATTGGTTTAGGGCAACGTGGTTTAATTGTAGCGCCACCTAAAGCAGGTAAAACAAGTTTATTAAAAGAGATTGCTAATGCGATTGCTACAAATAAACCTGAAGCTCAACTTTTTATTTTACTAGTAGGTGAACGACCTGAAGAGGTAACTGATATTGAACGTTCAGTTGAATCTGCGGAAGTAGTGCACTCCACTTTTGATGAGCCGCCAGAACATCATGTCAAAGTAGCAGAATTATTATTAGAACGTGCTAAAAGATTAGTTGAAATAGGTGAAGATGTTATCATCTTAATGGATTCTATTACACGTTTAGCACGTGCTTATAACCTTGTAATCCCACCGAGTGGACGTACGCTATCTGGTGGTTTAGACCCTGCTTCACTGCATAAACCTAAAGCATTTTTCGGTGCAGCAAGGAACATTGAAGCAGGTGGTAGTTTAACCATATTAGCTACTGCACTTGTTGAAACTGGTTCAAGAATGGATGATATGATTTACGAGGAATTTAAAGGTACAGGTAACATGGAATTACATCTTGATCGTAAATTATCAGAACGCCGTATCTTCCCAGCAATTGACATTGGTCGTAGTTCAACACGTAAAGAAGAATTACTTATCTCGAAAGCTGAACTTGACTCATTATGGCAATTACGTAACTTGTTCACAGACTCTACAGACTTTACTGAACGTTTTATTCGCAAGTTAAAACGCTCTAAAAATAATAAAGACTTCTTTTCACAATTACAAAAGTCAGCAGAAGAAAGTACAAAGACAGGTAAACCAATTATCTAAGTTATCTTTGATAAAGGGTTGCGTTTTGATTTGATAACTATTATAATTACACAGTATTGGGTAAAAAACTCACAAATAACTCTGTTCCAGATGGTTCAGGGCAAAGGAGCTGAAAGAAATGAAACAAGGAATTCATCCTGAATACCACAAAGTTATCTTTTTAGATACTACTACAAACTTTAAATTCTTAAGTGGTTCTACTAAAACATCTTCAGAAACTATGGAATGGGAAGATGGAAATGAATACCCAGTTATTCGTTTAGACGTATCATCTGATTCACATCCATTCTATACTGGCCGTCAAAAATTCGCCGCTGCGGATGGTCGTGTGGAACGCTTCAACAAAAAGTTTGGTTTCAAATCAAACAACAACTAAATTTGAATTTCAACTGTCTACGTATCCATATAGGGAATGTAGACAGTTTTTTTATTTTTTAACCCTTTATTATGTGAGTAGATTTTGTTTTTACTCAATTTGTTTGTAAAATGAGAGTATCGTCGTTTAATTTAGAATAATACTTTGAAAATGCATTTAACTACTCATAAAATATGATATAATTAAGCGATTATGTTTTGAAAAAAGGTGGAACTCTCAATGTATGAAACGTACCATTCCGGATGGATTGAAACAATTACTGGAAGTATGTTTAGTGGTAAATCAGAAGAGTTGATTCGTCGTTTAAGACGAGGGATTTACGCGAAACAGAAAGTCATTGTTTTTAAGCCAGCTATTGATGATCGTTACCATAAAGAAAAGGTCGTCTCACACGATGGTAATGAAATTGAAGCGATAAATATTTCTACGTCAAGAGAAATTTTAAACCAAGATTTAGACGATGTAGACGTTATCGGAATAGATGAAGTGCAGTTTTTTGATGGTGAAATAGTAAATATTGTAGAACAACTGGCTAAAAATGGTCACAGAGTTGTTGTTGCAGGTTTAGATATGGATTTTAGGGGAGAACCTTTTGAACCTATGCCAAAATTATTAGCTGTTAGTGAACAAGTGACTAAATTACAGGCAGTTTGTGCTGTTTGTGGGTCACCTTCTAGCCGTACACAAAGATTAATCAATGGAGAACCAGCTAAAATAGATGACCCAATTATATTAGTTGGTGCGAATGAAAGTTACGAACCACGTTGTAGAGCACATCATATTGTGGCTCCAAGTGAAAATGAGAAGGAGGAAATGTAGTGTTTGATCAATTAGATATAGTAGAGGAACGATATGAACAATTAAATGAGATGTTAAGTGACCCTGATGTCGTGAATGATTCAGATAAACTTAGAAAATATTCAAAAGAACAAGCTGATTTACAAAAAACTGTTGAAGTTTATCGTAGTTATAAATCTAAAAAAGAAGAACTTGAAGATATTGAAGAAATGTTAAAAGAAACTTCAGATAAAGAAGAAGTGGATATGCTTAAAGAAGAGAGTGCGTCTTTAAAAGCTGAATTACCTGAAATGGAAGAAGAACTTAAAATCTTATTAATTCCTAAAGACCCAAATGATGAAAAAGACGTTATCGTTGAAATCCGAGCAGCTGCAGGTGGTGACGAAGCGGCCATATTTGCTGGGGACTTGATGAGAATGTATTCTAAATATGCCGAAGCATATGGTTTTAAAACTGAAATTGTTGAAGCTTCTGAAAGTGACCATGGTGGTTATAAGGAAATTAGTTTTTCAGTATCAGGTAGTGGAGCCTATAGTAAATTAAAATTTGAAAACGGTGCTCACCGAGTTCAACGTGTACCAGAAACTGAATCAGGTGGTCGTATACATACTTCTACGGCAACAGTAGCTGTATTGCCAGAAGTAGAAGATGTTGAGATTGAAATTCGTAACGAAGATCTAAAAATTGACACGTATCGTTCAAGTGGTGCGGGTGGTCAGCACGTTAACACAACTGACTCAGCAGTACGTATTACCCACTTACCTACTGGTGTTATTGCAACGTCATCAGAAAAATCACAAATTCAAAACCGTGAGAAAGCGATGAAAGTCTTAAAAGCACGTTTATACGATATGAAGTTACAAGAAGAACAACAAAAATATGCGTCACAAAGAAAATCTGCTGTAGGTACAGGTGACCGTTCAGAACGTGTCAGAACATATAACTATCCACAAAGTCGTGTGACTGATCATAGAATTGGCTTAACGCTACAGAAACTTGGTCAGATTATGGAAGGTAATTTAGATGAAATCATAGACGCACTTACTCTA
Proteins encoded in this region:
- a CDS encoding DUF2529 domain-containing protein, which codes for MSKILNTQLTGIFNRLEKQALDIQMAAQCLIQAIGGEGYVYVKGYEDLKFYEAFVLNSKEKLESSRSLDDLKSMSEIDSTDRVFLFSPFYNEDVEQDVQRLIELDVDFVLVCNNPKRDDFPQHLMHYVNLSTPRPIVYTEDYDKIVQPHAMTFNYVYYEIYTQMIEMTRDLNL
- the fdaB gene encoding class IIb fructose-bisphosphate aldolase FdaB; this encodes MPLVSMKEMLIDAKENGYAVGQYNLNNLEFTQAILEASQEENAPVILGVSEGAARYMSGFYTVVKMVEGLIHDLNITIPVAIHLDHGSSFEKCKEAIDAGFTSVMIDASHSPFEENIEITSKVVEYAHERGVSVEAELGTVGGQEDDVVADGVIYADPKECQELVEKTGIDTLAPALGSVHGPYKGEPKLGFKEMEEIGASTGLPLVLHGGTGIPTKDIQKAIPYGTAKINVNTKNQIASAKAVRDVLNNDKDVYDPRKYLGPAREAIKETVKGKIREFGTSNRAK
- a CDS encoding UDP-N-acetylglucosamine 1-carboxyvinyltransferase, with the protein product MVQEVIKIRGGQTLKGEVEISGAKNSAVAIIPATLLAQGHVKLEGLPQISDVKTLVSLLEDLNIKTTLKGKELDVDTTEIENAPLPNNKVESLRASYYMMGAMLGRFKKCVIGLPGGCPLGPRPIDQHIKGFKALGAEIDESSDTSMKIEAKELKGANIFLDMVSVGATINIMLAAVHAKGQTVIENAAKEPEVVDVANFLMSMGANIKGAGTTTIKINGVEELHGSEYQIIPDRIEAGSYMCMAAAMGEEVVLNNIVPKHVEALTVKLRELGVDIQIDDEKAIIRKQSPYKNVDIKTLVYPGFATDLQQPITPLLFMTNGPSFVTDTIYPARFKHVDELQRMGANIYADEGTATIKPSRLEGTEVYASDLRAGACLITAGLIAEGVTTIFNVKHIYRGYTNIVEHLKSLGADIWTEEI
- a CDS encoding helix-turn-helix domain-containing protein translates to MEICPYLEETFKIVGRSWNGLIINYLSRCESQSAHFSDMKRDLKTITPRALSLKLTDLGEWKLVEKQIISSSPLEIVYQLTDKGQALAEALKPMEAWAQKYVELEANSSK
- a CDS encoding aldehyde dehydrogenase family protein; amino-acid sequence: MRNFTKQYINGEWVDSASGETIDVINPATEEVMGSVANGNEEDVNKAVEAADKVYLEFRHSSVEERRDLLDKIVKEYENRKDDIIQAITDELGSPLSVSENVHYQMGLNHFTAARDALDNFEFEEQRGDDLVVKEAIGVSGLVTPWNFPTNQTSLKLAAAFAAGSPVVLKPSEETPFAAIILAEIFDKVGVPKGVFNLVNGDGEGVGNPLSEHPKVRMMSFTGSGPTGSKIMEKAAKDFKKVSLELGGKSPYIVLDDADIKEAAKATTGKVVNNTGQVCTAGTRVLIPESIKEDFLTAVKEEFSQVKVGDPREDGTQVGPIISKKQFDQVQDYIDKGVNEGAELFYGGPGKPEGLDKGYFARPTIFINVDNHMTIAQEEIFGPVMSVITYNDLDEAIEIANDTKYGLAGYVIGKDQETLRKVARSVEAGTIEINEAGRKPDLPFGGYKQSGLGREWGDYGIEEFLEVKSIAGYFK
- the rho gene encoding transcription termination factor Rho → MPERERTSPQYESFHELYKNNTTKELTQKAKSLKLTNYSKLNKKELVLAIMEAQMEKDGNYYMEGILDDIQQDGYGFLRTVNYSKGEKDIYISASQIRRFEIKRGDKVTGKVRKPKDNEKYYGLLQVDFVNDQNAEEVKKRPHFQALTPLYPEERILLETLPTNYSTRIMDLVTPIGLGQRGLIVAPPKAGKTSLLKEIANAIATNKPEAQLFILLVGERPEEVTDIERSVESAEVVHSTFDEPPEHHVKVAELLLERAKRLVEIGEDVIILMDSITRLARAYNLVIPPSGRTLSGGLDPASLHKPKAFFGAARNIEAGGSLTILATALVETGSRMDDMIYEEFKGTGNMELHLDRKLSERRIFPAIDIGRSSTRKEELLISKAELDSLWQLRNLFTDSTDFTERFIRKLKRSKNNKDFFSQLQKSAEESTKTGKPII
- a CDS encoding type B 50S ribosomal protein L31 — translated: MKQGIHPEYHKVIFLDTTTNFKFLSGSTKTSSETMEWEDGNEYPVIRLDVSSDSHPFYTGRQKFAAADGRVERFNKKFGFKSNNN
- a CDS encoding thymidine kinase, whose protein sequence is MYETYHSGWIETITGSMFSGKSEELIRRLRRGIYAKQKVIVFKPAIDDRYHKEKVVSHDGNEIEAINISTSREILNQDLDDVDVIGIDEVQFFDGEIVNIVEQLAKNGHRVVVAGLDMDFRGEPFEPMPKLLAVSEQVTKLQAVCAVCGSPSSRTQRLINGEPAKIDDPIILVGANESYEPRCRAHHIVAPSENEKEEM
- the prfA gene encoding peptide chain release factor 1; amino-acid sequence: MFDQLDIVEERYEQLNEMLSDPDVVNDSDKLRKYSKEQADLQKTVEVYRSYKSKKEELEDIEEMLKETSDKEEVDMLKEESASLKAELPEMEEELKILLIPKDPNDEKDVIVEIRAAAGGDEAAIFAGDLMRMYSKYAEAYGFKTEIVEASESDHGGYKEISFSVSGSGAYSKLKFENGAHRVQRVPETESGGRIHTSTATVAVLPEVEDVEIEIRNEDLKIDTYRSSGAGGQHVNTTDSAVRITHLPTGVIATSSEKSQIQNREKAMKVLKARLYDMKLQEEQQKYASQRKSAVGTGDRSERVRTYNYPQSRVTDHRIGLTLQKLGQIMEGNLDEIIDALTLSEQTEKLKELNNGEL